Part of the Oerskovia paurometabola genome is shown below.
GGGTTCGACCGCGACGGGGCGCAAGGTCGCCGCGCAGGCGGGCGAGCGGCTCATCGGGACCACGCTCGAGCTCGGCGGCAAGAACCCCCTGTACGTCGCTGCGGACGCGCACGTCCCGTCCGCAGCCCAGGGCGCCGTGCGCGCGTGCTTCTCCAACAGCGGCCAGCTCTGCGTCTCGGTCGAGCGGCTGATCCTGCACGAGGACGTCGCCGAGGAGTTCCTCGACGCGTTCGTCCCGCTCGTGCGCGAGCTCCGGCTCGGCACCGCGCTCGACTACTCGGTGGACATGGGCTCGCTCACGTCGCAGGCGCAGCTCGACCGCGTGGTCGCTCACGTCGACGACGCCCTGTCCCAGGGCGCCCGCGTGCTCGCCGGCGGCGTGCACCGCGCGGACATCGGCCCGTTCTTCTACGCGCCCACGGTCCTCGACCACGTGCCGCCCACGGCCGAGTGCGCGCGCGAGGAGACGTTCGGCCCGGTCGTCACGGTGACCCGCGTGCCCGACGACGCGGCCGCGATCCGGGCCATGAACGACTCGGACCTCGGGCTCAGCGCGAGCATCTGGACGCAGGACACCGCGCGCGGGCGCCGGCTCGCGGCGCAGGTCGAGGCCGGGGCCGTCAACATCAACGACGGCTACGCGTCGGCGTTCGGCTCGGTCGCGGCACCCATGGGCGGGTTCAAGAGCTCGGGTGTGGGGCGTCGGCACGGGCGCGAGGGGATCGAGGCGCTCACCGAGGCGCAGACGATCGTGGTCCAGCGCGGCGTCTCGCGCGGGTTGAGCTTCGACACCCTCTATGCGCAGCCCGCCGACCGTGCGAGCCGCCTGCTCACGACCGCGTTCGCGGTCATGAAGAAGCTGCGCCTGCCCTAGCGGCGGGGAGCGCCTCCGTGACCCCGAAGACCTCGCGCGCCCGCACGCACGTGTCGTGGGTGTCGAGTCCCGCGACGTCGCGCACGACGCGTTCCGCGGGTACGCCGTGCTCGACGAGCCAGTTCAGCATCGCGGTCGGCTCGTCGTAGTCCGCGCTCGAGCCGTCGCCGCTCACGAGGACGACCTCGACCGTACGCACGGTGCGCCCCGGGGAGGTGTCGGTCGTCCCGGCCGCGCCTAGTGGTGCACGTCGCCGCCGTGCGCGTGACCGTGCGCGCCCGGACCCGCGAGCTCGGTCCGCAGGTTCTGCTCGGCACGCTCCTGCCAGCGGTCGCGTGCCAGCGGTGTCCGGAAGAGGGACGGGAGCGCGAGAAGCTGTCCGAGGACCGCGGCACGGCCCGCCGCGAACTGCTCGTCGGGCACGTGGGCGTACTCGGTCCGCACCTGCCGGACGTAGCGGGCGTACCGGTCGGGCGCGCTGCCGAGGATCGCGAGGTCGGCGTCGCACACGAGCGCACCCGCGGCATCGTCGGGGGCCGGGTCGTGCGTGGCCGTGAGACGGACGAGCCGCGCGACCTCCGCGACGTCGTCGGGCGTCAGGCGCGCCCCGCCCGACGGGAGAGGCCCGTCACCGGTGAGCGGCGTCGTCGGGCCGGGGACGAGCCCGGACAGGCGTTCCACCGCGAGCGCGGCCGACGCCTCCTCGTCCTGCCCCGCGACACCCTCGTGGACCGCGTCGTGGAACCACAGGGCGAGCTGCGCGCGCAGCGACGTGCCCGACGGCGCAGGCTCCCCGGGAGAGGGCACGCCCGGCGAGCGGCCCTCCAGGACCGCGAGGGAGTCGAGCACGTGAGCCAGGTGCGCGGGCCCGTGATAGGCGCGGTGCGGCTCGTGCCAGCGGGCGACCAGGTCCTCACCCACCTCGGGCGCCCCCGGGACCCCCGGCAGCGTCGCGTCCCACCGTGCCAGCAGGGCCGCGGCCTTGGCCGCCGCCCGCTCGCGGGCCGGGACGCGCAGCCCCGAGGCCCGCAGCCGCACGATGAGCTCGCGCCCCGACACGTCCTGGGCCCCCGCGGCGACGCAGTCCGCGTGGCGCTCGGCCGGGACGTCGTAGTGGTCGAGGTCGAACGCGCGCCGACCCAGCCCCAGCCGCTCGGCGAAGCCGTGCAGCTCGTCGAGCGAGGAGTCCGAGACGAGGTGGGACCACGAGGTCCCGTGGGCCGGCCAGGTCGGCGGGTCGATGAGAAGAGCCACGCCTCGACCCTAGAGGGTCGAGGCGTGGCTCGGGTCGTGCGCGGGCAGTGCCGTGCGCGCGCACGTGCCGTCGCGCCGTGCTCGGGTGCGCGACGACGGCGGGGGAGAGGTCAGGACTCCTGCGGCGCCTCGGGCTCCTGGGCCGCCGCCGGCTCAGCGGGCGCTGCCGATGCTGCCGACGCTGCGGGCGGGAACGTGACGGGCTTCCCGGCCTTCTCGGTCTCCTCCACGATCTCCACGCTCAGGCGGGCGATCGCGAGCTCCTCCATGGTCGGCACGACCATGACCAGCGTGCTCGTCCAGTCGGGCGAGATGACGCGCGGCTCCTTGCTGCGGACCGCGTTGCGCCCCGGGTCGACCGCGATGCCGAGGCCCGCGAGGCCCTCGACGACCTGGGCGCGCACGATGTCGTCGTTCTCGCCCACACCGGCCGTGAACGCGATGACGTCGATACGGCCCAGCACGGCCATGTACGCGCCGATGTACTTGCGCAACCGGTGGATGTACACGTCGAGCGCGAGCTTCGCGTCCTCGTTGCCGTCGGCGATCAGCTCGTGCAGCGCGCGGAAGTCGTTCTCGCCCGCGAGACCCTTGATGCCCGAACGCTTGTTGAACAGGTCGTCGAGCTCGTCGATCGACATGTTCGCGTTGCGCGCGAGGTGGAAGATCACCGCGGGGTCGATGTCCCCGGTGCGGGTCCCCATGACCAGGCCCTCGAGCGGGGTCAGGCCCATCGAGGTGTCGACCGCGATGCCGCCGCGCACGGCCGAGGCCGACGCGCCGTTGCCGAGGTGCAGCACGATGATGTTGAGGTCCTGCAGCCGTCGGCCCAGGACCCGCGCGACCTTGCCCGACACGTAGTGGTGGCTCGTGCCGTGGAAGCCGTACCGGCGCACGCCGTACTTCTGCGCGGTCTCCTTCTCCAGGGCGTAGGTCGAGGCCGCCTCCGGGAGCGACGAGAAGAACGCCGTGTCGAACACCGCGACGTGCGGCACGTCGGGCAGGAGCTCGCGGGCGACCGAGATGCCCGTGACGTTCGCCGGGTTGTGCAGCGGTGCGAGGGGAGCCAGGTCGAGGATCTGACGCTCGACCTCGTCGTCCACCAGGACGGGACGGGAGAACTGGGCGCCACCGTGGACGACGCGGTGACCCACCGCGTACACGTTGGCGTCGGCGAGCCGCGGCCCGACCTCGTCGAACAGCGACAGCGCGATGCGCAGCGCCTCCGCATGGTCGCGGACGGGCTCCTCACGCGCGGTCGTGTTGCCCGCGAAGCGGTGCTTGATGACACCGTTCGACTCGCCGATGCGCTCGATGGTCCCCGCGGCGATGGCCTCGCCGCCGACCGGGTTGACGAGCTGGTACTTGAGCGAGGACGA
Proteins encoded:
- a CDS encoding DUF4031 domain-containing protein — encoded protein: MALLIDPPTWPAHGTSWSHLVSDSSLDELHGFAERLGLGRRAFDLDHYDVPAERHADCVAAGAQDVSGRELIVRLRASGLRVPARERAAAKAAALLARWDATLPGVPGAPEVGEDLVARWHEPHRAYHGPAHLAHVLDSLAVLEGRSPGVPSPGEPAPSGTSLRAQLALWFHDAVHEGVAGQDEEASAALAVERLSGLVPGPTTPLTGDGPLPSGGARLTPDDVAEVARLVRLTATHDPAPDDAAGALVCDADLAILGSAPDRYARYVRQVRTEYAHVPDEQFAAGRAAVLGQLLALPSLFRTPLARDRWQERAEQNLRTELAGPGAHGHAHGGDVHH
- a CDS encoding acetate/propionate family kinase, encoding MTVLPEHERSNPYSAYGAHGSVLVMNSGSSSLKYQLVNPVGGEAIAAGTIERIGESNGVIKHRFAGNTTAREEPVRDHAEALRIALSLFDEVGPRLADANVYAVGHRVVHGGAQFSRPVLVDDEVERQILDLAPLAPLHNPANVTGISVARELLPDVPHVAVFDTAFFSSLPEAASTYALEKETAQKYGVRRYGFHGTSHHYVSGKVARVLGRRLQDLNIIVLHLGNGASASAVRGGIAVDTSMGLTPLEGLVMGTRTGDIDPAVIFHLARNANMSIDELDDLFNKRSGIKGLAGENDFRALHELIADGNEDAKLALDVYIHRLRKYIGAYMAVLGRIDVIAFTAGVGENDDIVRAQVVEGLAGLGIAVDPGRNAVRSKEPRVISPDWTSTLVMVVPTMEELAIARLSVEIVEETEKAGKPVTFPPAASAASAAPAEPAAAQEPEAPQES
- a CDS encoding ElyC/SanA/YdcF family protein, with protein sequence MRTVEVVLVSGDGSSADYDEPTAMLNWLVEHGVPAERVVRDVAGLDTHDTCVRAREVFGVTEALPAARAGAASS
- a CDS encoding succinic semialdehyde dehydrogenase yields the protein MASETPDGSAAIDGLLDPEHPSATYVLEPDVVAPLVARVVTSHTAGEHRSVLPFTGAPLASIPLSSVEDVAVAVGRARRAQRSWAHTTVAERSAVLLRFHDLVLERQAEILDLLQMETGKSRRSAFEEVGDIAQVTRHYGVRAAHYLAERRVGGMLPVLTRASVHRRPVGVVGAIAPWNYPLTLALAEALPALVAGNAVVVKPDPQTTLTALWAAEVLEEAGLPGDLLLVVAGGGEIGAALTGLVDHIAFTGSTATGRKVAAQAGERLIGTTLELGGKNPLYVAADAHVPSAAQGAVRACFSNSGQLCVSVERLILHEDVAEEFLDAFVPLVRELRLGTALDYSVDMGSLTSQAQLDRVVAHVDDALSQGARVLAGGVHRADIGPFFYAPTVLDHVPPTAECAREETFGPVVTVTRVPDDAAAIRAMNDSDLGLSASIWTQDTARGRRLAAQVEAGAVNINDGYASAFGSVAAPMGGFKSSGVGRRHGREGIEALTEAQTIVVQRGVSRGLSFDTLYAQPADRASRLLTTAFAVMKKLRLP